The Chelatococcus sp. HY11 genome includes a window with the following:
- a CDS encoding calcium-binding protein, protein MFGNSESLKIFDVNHFYRGSPYTAVFQNEMPGPPVRLACVPGLYDDLDLRLPFGYVKPAIEGCREVNLYGTGIYQGKKFLFFWFKNREKETTLDLGGSDGDFTLKVGRFPSALSLANVPPGVRLVFDGTNQPVHVTLKPEEQQRELAIVVSLIRAPIAIDGASDVRLHAEGPSLLRLDGDGIRSLTIEGSRELDLSITDRAMEHLDAIFASRAVGPISVSAEQQRPIGVLGGYAGNSFTLTGPGDVAIATGPASDIIVLGAGNDIVDAGAGNDVIVAGAGRNVITTGAGRDSVVIQKPGDSVLPSQRPYSMTTVFDFDPEAGDCLRLAFPQRGRLVDVDDMLKRVGETGVSVVSLESAAAALRSVMAIDAVTALHWESDTYVIINNTDQTVVRLLGVVELTENNIQF, encoded by the coding sequence GTGTTCGGGAACAGCGAAAGCCTGAAAATATTCGATGTGAATCATTTCTACCGCGGAAGTCCCTACACTGCCGTGTTTCAGAACGAAATGCCCGGGCCCCCAGTACGCCTGGCTTGCGTCCCTGGGCTCTACGACGATCTCGATCTGCGATTGCCTTTTGGATACGTGAAGCCGGCAATCGAAGGGTGCCGAGAAGTCAATCTGTACGGCACCGGGATCTACCAGGGTAAGAAATTTCTCTTCTTCTGGTTCAAGAACAGAGAAAAAGAAACGACGCTGGACCTGGGCGGCAGCGACGGCGACTTCACGCTCAAGGTTGGACGGTTCCCAAGCGCCTTGTCACTGGCCAATGTGCCACCAGGCGTTCGCCTCGTGTTCGATGGCACGAACCAGCCGGTTCATGTGACGTTGAAGCCAGAGGAACAACAACGCGAGCTCGCGATCGTCGTCTCGCTGATCCGTGCCCCTATTGCGATAGATGGGGCTTCGGATGTCCGACTTCATGCCGAAGGGCCCTCGTTACTGAGGCTCGACGGCGACGGTATCAGGAGCCTGACGATCGAAGGCAGCCGGGAGCTGGATCTCTCCATCACCGACCGCGCGATGGAGCATCTTGACGCCATTTTCGCATCGCGAGCCGTCGGTCCGATCTCGGTGTCAGCGGAACAACAGCGTCCCATTGGGGTGCTCGGAGGCTACGCGGGTAACAGTTTCACGCTCACGGGACCGGGAGATGTCGCCATCGCGACCGGTCCCGCATCCGACATTATCGTGCTGGGAGCGGGCAATGATATCGTCGATGCGGGTGCCGGCAACGATGTTATCGTCGCTGGCGCTGGGCGCAACGTGATCACGACGGGCGCCGGTCGCGACAGTGTCGTTATTCAAAAACCTGGCGATTCGGTCCTGCCATCGCAGCGTCCATACAGTATGACAACCGTCTTCGACTTCGACCCCGAGGCCGGCGATTGTCTACGGCTCGCATTCCCGCAGCGCGGGCGATTGGTCGATGTGGATGATATGTTGAAACGGGTAGGCGAGACGGGCGTCAGCGTCGTTTCACTCGAAAGTGCTGCCGCTGCCCTACGTTCGGTGATGGCAATCGACGCAGTGACAGCGCTCCACTGGGAATCCGATACCTACGTTATCATCAACAACACCGATCAGACGGTAGTTCGCTTGCTTGGTGTCGTTGAATTGACGGAAAATAACATTCAGTTTTGA
- a CDS encoding calcium-binding protein translates to MLYSLEGSVNSKVYNQGYGAKYGRLVSVISSEYQRFPANITCMAGLYTDVDVHLPYGVVKPVISGCREVSVAGTGREQNAGRPLFWSLSGDQPYFWAAPPKKSTTLDLGASMGVETLKVAHYPSELTLQNVSTSTRIALAGTTQRVNVQVKAGDADNVLDIVVAGINQTVALGGIRDARMLVLSPSRITLDGGSLNFLSIDGARDLDLSIHKEGMEWLEGISAARFSGPLRFSWEQTRPLTMAGSLGPNTIGLRGEGNVTLETGDADDVIRTGAGNDYIWTGGGDDVVSLGAGRNFVWTGKGNDLVLIERPENSVLASVKAKMLTTVMDFDPADDSLRLAFLPGGRLLDEQANLRLREKAGAGLAGTLDNAVAAMRAHMEINEVTTLVWGDMTYVIVKDPEQTVVQMVGIVEIQPEAISFG, encoded by the coding sequence ATGCTCTATTCGCTCGAGGGTAGCGTGAATTCAAAAGTATATAATCAAGGATATGGCGCAAAATATGGTCGATTAGTTTCGGTCATTAGTAGCGAATATCAGAGATTTCCTGCGAATATCACCTGTATGGCCGGCTTATATACAGATGTTGATGTTCATCTGCCATATGGTGTCGTCAAACCGGTCATTTCTGGATGTAGGGAAGTTAGCGTCGCGGGCACGGGGCGTGAGCAAAATGCGGGTCGCCCTCTATTTTGGTCGCTGTCGGGAGACCAGCCCTATTTCTGGGCTGCTCCTCCGAAGAAATCGACAACCCTCGATCTTGGAGCAAGCATGGGAGTGGAAACTCTCAAGGTTGCGCATTATCCGAGCGAGTTGACACTTCAGAATGTATCGACCTCTACACGGATTGCGCTTGCCGGCACAACGCAGCGAGTAAACGTGCAGGTAAAAGCCGGAGACGCGGATAATGTGCTCGATATTGTGGTCGCGGGCATAAACCAAACCGTCGCTCTAGGTGGTATTCGCGACGCGCGCATGCTCGTGTTGTCCCCGTCCAGAATCACGCTGGATGGGGGCAGTTTGAATTTCCTCTCGATTGACGGTGCCAGAGATCTGGATCTTTCAATCCACAAAGAGGGAATGGAGTGGCTCGAGGGCATCTCGGCCGCTCGCTTCTCGGGTCCGCTCAGATTCTCCTGGGAGCAGACGCGACCTCTGACGATGGCGGGCTCGCTAGGCCCGAATACGATAGGTCTTCGCGGGGAGGGCAATGTCACCCTCGAAACCGGGGATGCCGATGATGTCATCCGCACGGGCGCCGGTAATGACTACATTTGGACTGGTGGCGGCGACGACGTTGTCTCACTCGGTGCCGGCCGCAATTTCGTGTGGACGGGTAAAGGCAACGATCTCGTCCTGATCGAGCGGCCTGAGAACTCTGTACTCGCCAGCGTCAAGGCGAAAATGCTCACCACAGTCATGGATTTTGATCCGGCCGATGACAGCTTGCGTTTAGCTTTCCTGCCTGGCGGGCGTCTGCTCGATGAGCAGGCGAATTTGCGGCTTCGCGAAAAAGCCGGTGCCGGTTTGGCTGGAACGCTCGACAACGCTGTCGCGGCCATGCGCGCGCATATGGAAATTAATGAAGTCACGACTCTCGTCTGGGGGGATATGACCTACGTTATCGTCAAGGATCCAGAGCAGACGGTTGTTCAGATGGTCGGTATAGTCGAGATACAACCTGAGGCGATAAGCTTCGGATAG
- a CDS encoding DUF2059 domain-containing protein, translating into MIRAFSRISFAALALALTTATAAVAQQPGQQAPAQSAPQPTASQIAVAQEVIIGSGMARSFEALVPTFGEQIKQLFVTRPELAKDIDAALVQIRPEIEARKQELITNSARMLATRLGEADLQQINTFFASPAGKKYVEVQPLLLNDIFDAMREWANDTADFVLERVRAELQKKGHAL; encoded by the coding sequence ATGATACGCGCTTTCAGCCGCATTTCGTTCGCCGCGCTGGCCTTGGCGCTGACAACCGCCACGGCGGCTGTCGCCCAGCAACCGGGACAGCAGGCCCCCGCCCAGTCTGCCCCGCAACCAACGGCAAGCCAGATTGCCGTCGCGCAAGAGGTTATCATCGGTTCGGGCATGGCGCGCTCGTTCGAAGCGCTCGTGCCGACCTTTGGCGAGCAGATCAAGCAGCTGTTCGTGACACGGCCTGAACTGGCTAAGGATATCGATGCCGCGCTTGTGCAGATCAGGCCCGAGATCGAGGCTCGCAAGCAGGAGCTGATCACGAATTCCGCACGGATGCTGGCGACACGTCTTGGCGAGGCCGACCTGCAGCAGATCAACACCTTCTTCGCCTCTCCCGCGGGTAAGAAATATGTCGAGGTGCAGCCTTTGCTGCTCAACGACATTTTCGATGCCATGCGTGAATGGGCCAACGATACCGCAGATTTCGTGCTGGAGCGCGTCCGCGCGGAGCTGCAGAAGAAGGGGCACGCGCTCTGA
- the rpiA gene encoding ribose-5-phosphate isomerase RpiA, translating to MSTEDAKRQAAAQAVALVEDGMRLGLGTGSTAKHFVALLGERVRGGLKVIGVPTSERTRVQAEAEGIHLSDLDATPELDLTVDGADEIDEDLRLIKGGGGALLREKIVAAASARMIVIADDSKRVAVLGRFPLPIEVVPFGLVSTTAAVRDAAAGAGCRGDLRLRKQADGSPFITDGGHYILDGSFGAISEPERLSQALLVVPGVVDHGLFLGLATGAIVASPNGISTYGDLTKTRMVPRS from the coding sequence GTGAGCACCGAGGACGCCAAGCGGCAGGCCGCGGCGCAGGCTGTCGCCCTGGTGGAGGACGGCATGCGCCTCGGCCTCGGCACAGGTTCCACGGCGAAGCACTTTGTCGCTCTTCTGGGAGAGCGGGTGCGCGGCGGCTTGAAGGTGATCGGCGTGCCGACTTCGGAGCGCACGCGCGTTCAAGCCGAGGCTGAAGGCATCCACTTGTCGGATCTCGATGCGACGCCTGAGCTCGACCTGACCGTCGATGGTGCCGACGAGATCGACGAGGATCTGCGCCTGATCAAAGGCGGTGGCGGCGCTCTGCTGCGCGAAAAGATCGTGGCGGCGGCAAGCGCGCGCATGATCGTGATCGCCGATGATAGCAAGCGCGTTGCCGTGCTTGGCCGCTTCCCGCTGCCGATCGAGGTCGTGCCATTCGGGCTCGTTTCAACGACAGCAGCCGTCCGTGATGCCGCGGCCGGTGCCGGTTGTCGTGGCGATCTTCGGCTGCGCAAGCAGGCCGATGGATCTCCCTTCATCACGGATGGCGGGCATTATATCCTTGACGGGTCATTCGGCGCCATTTCCGAGCCCGAGAGACTTAGCCAAGCTTTGCTCGTCGTTCCTGGTGTTGTGGACCACGGGCTGTTCCTGGGCTTGGCGACTGGCGCGATCGTTGCGTCGCCCAACGGCATCTCCACTTATGGGGATCTCACAAAAACGCGCATGGTGCCAAGGAGTTAG
- a CDS encoding NAD-dependent succinate-semialdehyde dehydrogenase: MQLKDSSLLVEACFINGAWVGEAQTPVTNPVNGTTIAKVPHFGAEETTKAVEAAGAAQAGWAKRTAKERAGILRRWFDLIIANRDDLALIMTSEQGKPLAEARGEIDYAAAFIEFYAEEAKRLYGETIPSPWPNARMVVIRQPVGVIAAITPWNFPAAMITRKVGPALAAGCTAVVKPAGETPLTALALGVLAERAGLPAGVLNIVTGSARDIGKVMTEHPLVKLISFTGSTEVGKLLMRQAASTVKKVGLELGGNAPFIVFDDADVDAAVEGAMASKFRNMGQTCVCANRLYVQAGIHDAFVEKLTARVGALKVGDGTQGGIEQGPLITAAAVSKVEEHIADALSKGAEVRVGGKRHALGHTFFEPTVLTNVKKDMVIAREETFGPLAPVFRFETEADVIAQSNDTEFGLAAYFFSRDIGRIFRVAEALEYGIVGVNSGLISTEVAPFGGVKESGIGREGSRHGIEEYTELKYMLLAGLDK; this comes from the coding sequence ATGCAGCTCAAAGATTCATCCCTTCTTGTCGAAGCCTGTTTCATCAACGGTGCCTGGGTCGGTGAGGCGCAAACTCCCGTTACCAATCCGGTAAACGGCACCACCATCGCCAAGGTGCCGCATTTCGGGGCTGAGGAGACGACAAAGGCCGTCGAGGCAGCTGGCGCAGCGCAGGCAGGATGGGCCAAGCGCACCGCCAAGGAGCGGGCCGGCATCCTGCGTCGCTGGTTCGATCTCATCATCGCCAACCGCGACGATCTCGCGCTCATCATGACCTCCGAGCAGGGCAAGCCCCTTGCGGAGGCGCGCGGCGAGATCGACTACGCCGCAGCTTTCATCGAATTTTACGCCGAAGAGGCCAAGCGCCTCTATGGCGAGACCATTCCCTCGCCGTGGCCGAATGCGCGCATGGTCGTCATCCGCCAGCCGGTCGGCGTCATCGCGGCGATTACACCGTGGAATTTCCCGGCGGCCATGATCACCCGCAAGGTTGGCCCGGCGCTGGCCGCCGGCTGCACGGCCGTGGTCAAGCCCGCTGGCGAGACGCCGCTGACCGCGCTGGCGCTTGGCGTCCTCGCCGAACGCGCGGGCCTGCCCGCCGGCGTTCTCAACATCGTCACGGGTTCCGCGCGGGACATCGGCAAGGTGATGACCGAGCATCCGCTGGTGAAGCTCATCAGCTTCACCGGTTCCACGGAGGTGGGCAAGCTCCTGATGCGTCAGGCGGCCTCCACCGTGAAGAAGGTGGGCCTGGAACTCGGCGGCAATGCCCCCTTCATCGTCTTCGACGACGCGGATGTCGATGCAGCCGTCGAGGGAGCCATGGCCTCGAAGTTCCGCAACATGGGCCAGACCTGCGTCTGCGCGAACCGGCTCTATGTGCAGGCGGGTATTCATGACGCCTTCGTGGAAAAGCTCACGGCGCGCGTCGGCGCGCTCAAAGTGGGCGACGGCACTCAGGGCGGCATCGAGCAGGGCCCGCTGATCACCGCCGCGGCCGTCTCAAAGGTCGAGGAGCATATCGCCGATGCCTTGTCCAAGGGCGCGGAGGTCCGCGTCGGCGGCAAGCGCCACGCGCTGGGGCATACCTTCTTCGAGCCGACGGTGCTCACCAATGTGAAGAAGGACATGGTAATCGCGCGCGAAGAGACCTTCGGTCCGCTTGCGCCGGTCTTCCGCTTCGAGACGGAGGCGGACGTGATCGCACAGTCCAACGATACCGAGTTCGGCCTTGCCGCCTATTTCTTCTCGCGCGACATCGGCCGCATCTTCCGTGTCGCGGAGGCCTTGGAATACGGCATCGTCGGCGTGAATTCGGGCCTCATCTCAACCGAAGTCGCCCCGTTCGGGGGTGTCAAGGAATCCGGGATCGGCCGTGAAGGCTCGCGCCACGGCATCGAGGAATACACCGAGCTGAAATACATGCTGCTCGCGGGGCTCGACAAGTGA
- the gph gene encoding phosphoglycolate phosphatase (PGP is an essential enzyme in the glycolate salvage pathway in higher organisms (photorespiration in plants). Phosphoglycolate results from the oxidase activity of RubisCO in the Calvin cycle when concentrations of carbon dioxide are low relative to oxygen. This enzyme is a member of the Haloacid Dehalogenase (HAD) superfamily of aspartate-nucleophile hydrolase enzymes (PF00702).) codes for MHTLTPRVLAFDLDGTLADTAPDLIGTLNVILAREGLPPLPLEQARDLIGAGARALLERGLAASGRTASPQELERLFSNFVAHYSEHIADMSHLFPGVEASLKRFSDAGWVLAVCTNKFESQSIKLLELLGVADRFAAICGRDTFDVFKPDPRHLTETIARAGGDPATAVMVGDSLTDIRTARAAGIPVIAVPFGYTEVPVDQLGPDRIIHHFDELWDAVASLPARVNPSPIA; via the coding sequence ATGCACACGCTCACGCCCCGCGTTCTGGCTTTCGACCTCGACGGCACGTTGGCCGACACCGCGCCCGACCTCATCGGGACGCTCAATGTCATCCTCGCCCGAGAGGGCTTACCGCCCCTGCCCCTCGAACAGGCGCGCGATCTCATCGGCGCCGGCGCGCGCGCGCTGCTCGAGCGCGGCCTTGCGGCCAGCGGCCGCACCGCGAGCCCGCAGGAACTCGAGCGGCTTTTCTCGAATTTCGTCGCCCACTACAGCGAGCATATCGCCGATATGAGTCATCTGTTCCCCGGCGTCGAGGCATCTCTCAAGCGCTTCAGCGACGCGGGCTGGGTGCTCGCGGTCTGCACCAACAAGTTCGAGTCGCAATCCATCAAGCTTCTGGAGTTGCTTGGTGTGGCTGATCGCTTTGCCGCTATCTGCGGGCGGGATACGTTCGACGTGTTCAAGCCAGACCCCCGCCACCTGACCGAGACCATCGCGCGGGCCGGCGGCGACCCGGCGACGGCGGTGATGGTCGGCGACTCGCTCACCGACATCAGAACCGCCAGAGCCGCGGGCATTCCCGTCATCGCCGTTCCCTTCGGATATACCGAGGTGCCTGTCGACCAGCTCGGCCCCGATCGCATCATCCACCATTTCGATGAGCTCTGGGACGCGGTCGCCAGCCTGCCGGCGCGGGTGAACCCGTCTCCTATCGCCTGA
- a CDS encoding NAD(P)-dependent oxidoreductase translates to MTTAVARPREVLITGAAGKIGRVLREGLAGRYGLRLLDRADLGVARSGETLVQADICDHAAVDAAVRGIDAIVHLAGVARIGDWQAILPANIAATHDLLEAARRHGVRRFVYASSHHAVGFYGRDDVIDETVLPRPDCGYGLSKAFGEAACRLYHDKFGLEAMCLRIGTMSEAPYDRRTLSTWISPRDMVQLTALALEASDLGYEIVYGVSANARSWWRNDRAEALGYRPQDSADVFAEAILAQPDEEEAIARRFQGASFAASEFRER, encoded by the coding sequence ATGACCACGGCTGTTGCGCGACCGCGCGAGGTGCTCATCACGGGGGCGGCCGGCAAGATCGGGCGCGTGCTGCGGGAGGGACTGGCCGGACGCTACGGGCTGCGCCTGCTCGACCGCGCCGATCTCGGCGTTGCCCGATCGGGCGAGACGCTGGTCCAGGCCGATATCTGCGATCACGCCGCCGTCGATGCGGCGGTGCGCGGCATCGACGCCATCGTTCATCTCGCGGGCGTCGCGCGCATTGGTGACTGGCAGGCGATCCTCCCCGCGAATATCGCCGCGACCCATGATCTTCTGGAGGCGGCCCGCCGGCATGGCGTGAGGCGCTTCGTCTATGCGTCCAGCCATCATGCGGTCGGCTTCTACGGCCGCGATGACGTCATCGACGAGACGGTCTTGCCGCGGCCCGATTGCGGCTATGGCCTCAGCAAGGCCTTCGGCGAGGCGGCCTGCCGGCTCTACCACGACAAATTCGGGCTTGAAGCCATGTGCCTGCGCATCGGCACCATGAGCGAGGCCCCCTACGACCGGCGCACCTTGTCCACCTGGATCAGCCCGCGCGACATGGTCCAGCTTACGGCGCTGGCGCTCGAGGCGTCCGATCTCGGCTATGAGATTGTCTACGGGGTGTCGGCCAACGCGCGCAGCTGGTGGCGCAATGATCGCGCTGAGGCCCTCGGCTATCGCCCGCAGGACAGCGCCGACGTTTTCGCCGAGGCGATCCTCGCGCAGCCTGATGAGGAGGAAGCCATTGCGCGACGCTTCCAGGGCGCGAGCTTCGCCGCAAGCGAGTTCAGGGAGCGCTAG
- a CDS encoding ABC transporter permease, protein MSAITTASPNSLASSAPGASRGFFLHTLRTIWRHRLGRVAVVLLTVLLVCAVSAPWISPYDPTAIDYEALLEPPSAAHWFGTDELGRDILSRIIYGATASLQVMGLSIALALVFGVVIGLTTGYFGGWYDDMVMRIMDGLLAFPMMILALAIVATLGPDLINAVIAIAIVNVPGFARLVRGQVLVLRDAEFVQAAESIGMSNLRVLARHIWPNVQSNVIVYASLKASAALVTESALSFLGLGVQPPTPTWGSMLAMSMQYWDAWWMGVFPGLAIFFTVLALNFLGDALRDALDERLND, encoded by the coding sequence ATGAGCGCCATCACCACGGCTTCGCCGAACAGCCTCGCGTCTTCGGCGCCCGGCGCCTCCCGCGGCTTTTTCCTCCATACGCTGCGCACCATCTGGCGCCATCGCCTCGGGCGCGTCGCCGTGGTGCTGCTGACCGTGCTCCTGGTCTGCGCCGTCAGCGCGCCATGGATCAGCCCTTATGATCCCACCGCGATCGACTATGAAGCCTTGCTCGAGCCGCCGAGCGCAGCGCATTGGTTCGGCACCGACGAGCTCGGCCGCGATATCCTGTCGCGGATCATCTATGGCGCGACGGCCTCGCTCCAGGTCATGGGCCTGTCGATCGCCCTGGCGCTGGTGTTCGGCGTCGTCATCGGCCTGACGACTGGCTATTTCGGCGGCTGGTACGACGACATGGTCATGCGGATCATGGACGGCCTGCTGGCCTTCCCCATGATGATCCTGGCGCTCGCCATCGTCGCGACGCTCGGACCGGACCTGATCAACGCGGTCATCGCCATCGCCATCGTCAATGTGCCGGGTTTCGCGCGGCTGGTGCGAGGGCAGGTGCTCGTGCTGCGCGACGCGGAATTCGTCCAAGCGGCGGAATCGATCGGCATGTCCAACCTGCGTGTTCTGGCCCGCCACATCTGGCCGAACGTTCAGAGCAACGTCATCGTCTATGCCTCGCTCAAGGCGTCCGCCGCGCTTGTGACCGAAAGCGCCCTTTCATTTCTCGGGCTCGGCGTGCAGCCGCCGACCCCGACCTGGGGCTCGATGCTCGCCATGTCGATGCAGTACTGGGACGCTTGGTGGATGGGCGTCTTTCCCGGCCTCGCCATCTTCTTCACCGTGCTGGCGCTGAATTTTCTCGGCGATGCCCTGCGCGACGCGCTCGACGAGCGGCTGAACGATTGA
- a CDS encoding ABC transporter permease, with amino-acid sequence MSSFIVRRLVQLVPVLLVMCIVVFSTTLMLPGDPTASMLGEHATAKERAELRSELGLDQPVVVQFAKWLGRAATGDLGRSLKTREPVAQMLAARIPVTFELTLLAVALSLVIGVPLGILAALKRNSWIDTAVSAVAMSSMAIPYFWVGILLIMFFSIRLGWLPPSGYVPFHVDPLANLKLMLMPAITIGTAQAALVMRQTRAAMLGVLLQDFIRTARAKGAGERRVIVRHALRNAMMPVVTVIGLQMGALIGGAVVTETVFSLPGLGRMIVDGIFERDFPVVQGAILVVVVGVLVINILTDLSYALLDKRVQL; translated from the coding sequence ATGTCTTCATTCATCGTGCGGCGTCTCGTCCAGCTCGTGCCGGTCCTGCTCGTCATGTGCATCGTCGTATTTTCCACGACCCTGATGCTCCCGGGCGATCCGACAGCGAGCATGCTGGGCGAGCATGCCACCGCCAAGGAGCGTGCGGAGCTGCGCAGCGAGCTCGGTCTTGACCAGCCCGTTGTCGTGCAGTTCGCCAAATGGCTCGGCCGCGCCGCGACAGGTGATCTCGGCCGCTCGCTCAAGACGCGGGAGCCTGTCGCGCAGATGTTGGCCGCCCGCATCCCGGTGACCTTCGAGCTGACGCTTCTCGCCGTCGCGCTGTCGCTCGTCATCGGTGTCCCCCTCGGCATCCTCGCCGCCTTGAAACGCAACAGCTGGATCGACACCGCGGTCAGCGCGGTGGCCATGTCGAGCATGGCGATTCCTTATTTCTGGGTCGGAATCCTGCTCATCATGTTCTTTTCCATCCGCCTTGGCTGGCTGCCTCCGTCGGGTTACGTGCCGTTTCACGTCGATCCCCTCGCCAATCTCAAGCTCATGCTCATGCCGGCGATCACCATCGGTACGGCACAGGCTGCACTGGTGATGCGGCAGACGCGCGCCGCCATGCTGGGTGTCCTGCTTCAGGACTTCATTCGCACGGCGCGCGCCAAGGGCGCCGGAGAGCGGCGCGTCATCGTTCGCCACGCCCTGCGCAACGCCATGATGCCTGTCGTCACCGTCATCGGCCTGCAGATGGGCGCCTTGATCGGCGGGGCGGTGGTCACGGAAACGGTCTTCTCGCTGCCGGGGCTTGGACGGATGATCGTCGACGGCATTTTCGAGCGCGACTTCCCGGTCGTGCAGGGGGCCATTCTCGTGGTGGTTGTGGGCGTGCTGGTCATCAATATCCTGACGGACCTGAGCTACGCCCTGCTCGACAAGCGGGTGCAGCTATGA
- a CDS encoding FadR/GntR family transcriptional regulator produces the protein MVDFVGESLLRPRLSAVLVDRITGLIYNGELKPGDELPSEAELARRFSVSKSVVREALQRLAEMGVVDIRHGRPTTIREQGPEPLAQYFLFAVRTMSGGLREVVGLRRALETYTASLAAQFISDEELDELRGIVAVMDKNRTNSEVWIPANARFHLLLVRASRNTLVTNLFQALGVPIEESMRKLHSQRHVREPDETFRRHAAILEAMETRDPRAAAEAMQKHFDATEPAILSVLAREEADKAGSAA, from the coding sequence ATGGTTGATTTTGTTGGGGAGAGCCTTTTGCGGCCGCGGCTTTCAGCCGTTCTTGTCGATCGCATCACAGGGTTGATCTACAACGGCGAATTGAAGCCCGGCGACGAGCTGCCATCGGAGGCGGAGCTGGCGCGCCGCTTTTCCGTCAGCAAGTCGGTCGTTCGGGAAGCTTTGCAGCGCCTCGCGGAGATGGGCGTTGTCGATATCCGGCATGGCCGTCCGACAACGATCCGCGAGCAGGGGCCGGAACCGTTGGCCCAGTATTTTCTCTTCGCCGTCAGGACCATGTCGGGCGGCTTGCGCGAGGTGGTCGGCCTGCGCCGCGCGCTTGAGACCTATACGGCGAGCTTGGCCGCGCAGTTCATCAGCGACGAGGAACTGGATGAGTTGCGCGGCATCGTGGCGGTGATGGACAAGAACCGTACGAATTCAGAGGTCTGGATTCCCGCCAATGCGCGGTTCCATCTGCTTCTCGTGCGGGCCAGCCGCAACACGCTCGTCACGAACCTGTTCCAGGCGCTCGGCGTGCCGATCGAGGAAAGCATGCGCAAGCTGCACAGCCAGCGGCATGTCCGTGAGCCGGACGAGACCTTCCGTCGCCATGCCGCCATATTGGAAGCGATGGAGACGCGGGACCCGAGGGCGGCTGCCGAGGCCATGCAGAAGCATTTTGATGCGACCGAACCCGCCATCCTCTCCGTGCTGGCGCGCGAGGAGGCGGACAAGGCTGGTTCCGCCGCCTGA